The Streptomyces rimosus genomic interval GTCGCCGGCGCCGGTGCTGGTCTCCCTGATGTGCATGCGCCCGTCGACGCAGTGCTCCAGCTCGAAGTGGTCACCGGGGAAGGCGAACCTGACCTGGTGCCCGCCGGCGAACGCCACGTCGTACCGGAGAATGTGGAACCCGCTGCGCAACGGCGTCACCTCGATCGTGCCGTCGCCGACCTCGGGACGCAGCCGGTGCCGTACGGTGCCGTCGCGGCATGTGTCGGCCTGGGCGATCGACGCGAAGTAGGCCGCGTACGTCGCGTCCAGGTCGGTGGAACCGGCCGCGCCGGCGAGCTGGTGAACCGGAGTCACAAGATCAAGGTTAGCCATCCCTTAGTGATTTGCCCATGTTCAAGCGGTCGGGGCTTCCCGAGTGTGCGGTGGACCGCGCTCCGGTCAGCCGGAGCGGGTCAGAACAGGAGATCGTAGGCTTGCCAGCCGCCACCGATCGGGATGGCCTTGTTGGGAACGACCCTGCCCTGGTAGCGCATTCCCTCGTAGACCGACAGGTTGCCGTCGAGGTCGCGGGCGGCCAGATCGGGCAGCTGGTCGCCGTCCAGGTCCCGGATGCCGACGAAGTCGGCGTAGATGTTCCAGCCGCCGCCCACGCGGGCCCGGCTCTCGAAGGGCCGGGAAGGGTCGCTGGAGCCGGTGGCCTGGTACTTCCAGAGCACGCCGTCCGTGTCGCGGGCCAGGAGGCCGTTGCCGAAGGTGGTCAGGTGGTCGTAGACCTGCCAGCCGCCGCCCACCCGCACCGGCGGCGCGAACGGGGCGGAGGGCTTGCCCGTACCGGCGTAGAAGTAGAGGCCGCCGTCGGTGTCGCGGGCCACCAGGTCGTTCTTGCCGTCGTTGTTGGCGTCGCCCGCACCCGTGATGCTGATGTACCGGTCCCAGCCGTATCCGATGGCCTGCCGAGACTTGAACGGCGCGGACGGATCGCCGCTGCCCTCGTAGAAGTACAGCTTCCCGCTCCGGTCGACGGCCGCGACGTCCCCCGTACCGCCGGCCGACGTCCCCCCGAGCGAGGTGATCTGCACATACTCGTCCCAGCCCCCGCCGATTCTCGCCCGCGGCCGGAACGGCGGAACGGTCCACCCCGTGCCCTCGTACTGCCACAGCACACCGTCGTGGTCACGGGCGTACATCGCCGTACGCTCCGAGGCGGGCCGGGGCTGCGCCGACGCGGCGGCCGGGCCGGCGGCGGCGAGCGGCAGGGCGAGCGAGGCCGCGACGGCGGCGGCGATCAGAGCCGGACGGAAACGACGGCGGATGCGCTGCATGCGTAACATCAAGTCCCCTTTGCACACGTGCCGTTACGCCCCCCATGTCCGGAAGACGGACGGCATCGACCGTTTTCCAGGACCATACCGACAAGTGACCGTTATCTGAGCAGGACGTGAAGATCGGTGACCGAATGGTCATATTGCGTGGCGTAGGACGGCCTCGGAGGGGCACGCGCACGGGTGTCCGAGGGTGCACCACCAACCGGAAGGAGTCGTCGTGTCGTTTCTGTGGGCCGTCATCGCGGGGC includes:
- a CDS encoding tachylectin-related carbohydrate-binding protein is translated as MLRMQRIRRRFRPALIAAAVAASLALPLAAAGPAAASAQPRPASERTAMYARDHDGVLWQYEGTGWTVPPFRPRARIGGGWDEYVQITSLGGTSAGGTGDVAAVDRSGKLYFYEGSGDPSAPFKSRQAIGYGWDRYISITGAGDANNDGKNDLVARDTDGGLYFYAGTGKPSAPFAPPVRVGGGWQVYDHLTTFGNGLLARDTDGVLWKYQATGSSDPSRPFESRARVGGGWNIYADFVGIRDLDGDQLPDLAARDLDGNLSVYEGMRYQGRVVPNKAIPIGGGWQAYDLLF